The Candidatus Eisenbacteria bacterium genome window below encodes:
- a CDS encoding lytic transglycosylase domain-containing protein, whose amino-acid sequence MTRGRAPFLAAWLGAVWLLSALAFAPGMFLAGAEAAWREGTADLAARRKEWDEARRAYRDARWTRPIPDILAAFDREARAESTYLATLEAWVAAGATAVADRPGPETEHLLRSATLDLADRGKWDPALRLLQGPLRYDRTMVPTRARIVGLKVSPDSGLALLGWPPDRRPGAKSPGAPAFAWDPASIARTPETDAALLVAAELADSANDGRAQRAALWKLLDHPRPALRRHARLQLARALIAGREPELANALLARAEAMTDDEKVLLATLRADLLAAAGDTLAGLRQLIDFTRDAEISTSLRYGLVRKASGWTEGARVDSLDETRWLDLVRMLGNVGEAEAALRLLERRRIPPGTAPAELSRAEREAEILARLRRHPQAAQRYQALLRREDRPREDRARYALGLARSLRAMSEFTRMDSAFVAAVALDPTGETAPVAAWERAREWEDEKPPREAAAIFQWAQRYGGSMERLEDLNAHQVIAWLRAGEPDSANQAVMDLLEDTRGYWRAKAQFARGDSAAAYRHLEQVAKEWTYEAVRAQEELKRVGLRLHADRADSLRSPARRDVPAPQSDPDAPLDTRLLAAAGHVPLQMEALRACARDTTALPAARECTDDLEDRGVFRVGRPAAVPAARLDYPPAYAHDVFDAARREALDPFLLWAIMRQESAYQRLARSRAGAIGLLQLLPSTASALQGSTVGEDALTDPALNVRLGARYLRALLREFKDPRAAMAAYNAGEEPVRRWLQERPVVDDLWVELIPYRETREYVKQVYTIWRRYEALYGAGAGVGEP is encoded by the coding sequence GTGACGCGGGGGCGCGCTCCGTTCCTCGCGGCGTGGCTGGGAGCGGTGTGGCTGCTCTCGGCGCTCGCGTTCGCGCCGGGGATGTTCCTCGCGGGAGCGGAGGCCGCGTGGCGCGAGGGAACCGCGGATCTCGCGGCCAGGAGGAAGGAATGGGACGAGGCGCGCCGCGCGTACCGTGACGCGCGCTGGACCCGGCCCATCCCCGACATCCTCGCCGCGTTCGACCGCGAAGCCCGCGCGGAGTCCACGTATCTCGCAACGCTGGAAGCGTGGGTTGCCGCGGGGGCCACGGCCGTCGCCGACCGCCCGGGTCCGGAGACGGAACACCTACTCCGGAGCGCGACGCTCGATCTCGCCGACCGCGGGAAGTGGGATCCCGCGCTCCGCCTCCTTCAGGGTCCTCTCCGGTACGACCGAACCATGGTCCCGACGCGCGCGAGGATCGTCGGGCTGAAGGTGTCGCCCGACTCCGGGCTTGCGCTCCTCGGGTGGCCTCCCGACCGCAGGCCCGGGGCCAAGAGCCCGGGCGCGCCGGCGTTTGCGTGGGACCCCGCGTCCATCGCGCGAACGCCCGAGACCGACGCGGCGCTCCTCGTCGCGGCGGAGCTCGCCGACTCCGCGAACGACGGGCGGGCGCAGCGCGCCGCGCTCTGGAAGCTCCTCGATCATCCACGTCCGGCGCTGCGGCGTCATGCGCGCTTGCAGCTCGCGCGCGCGCTCATCGCGGGGAGGGAGCCGGAGCTCGCGAACGCGCTCCTGGCGCGCGCCGAGGCGATGACGGACGACGAGAAGGTGCTGCTCGCCACCTTGCGCGCCGACCTCCTCGCGGCGGCCGGCGACACGCTCGCCGGCCTCCGGCAGCTCATCGACTTCACGAGGGACGCGGAGATCTCCACCTCGCTCCGGTACGGGCTCGTCCGGAAGGCCTCGGGATGGACCGAGGGCGCCCGCGTCGACTCGCTCGACGAGACGCGCTGGCTGGATCTCGTGCGCATGCTCGGGAACGTGGGCGAGGCGGAGGCGGCGCTGCGCCTTCTCGAGAGGAGAAGGATCCCTCCCGGTACCGCCCCCGCCGAGCTGTCGCGCGCGGAGCGCGAGGCGGAGATCCTGGCGCGCCTCCGGCGACATCCCCAGGCGGCCCAGCGCTACCAGGCGCTGCTCCGCCGCGAGGACCGCCCGCGCGAGGATCGCGCCCGATACGCGCTGGGGCTCGCTCGCTCGCTTCGCGCGATGAGCGAGTTCACGCGAATGGACAGCGCCTTCGTCGCCGCCGTGGCCCTGGACCCCACCGGGGAAACCGCGCCCGTCGCCGCCTGGGAGCGGGCCCGGGAGTGGGAGGACGAGAAGCCCCCGCGCGAGGCCGCGGCGATCTTCCAGTGGGCACAGCGGTACGGCGGCAGCATGGAGCGCCTCGAGGACCTGAACGCGCACCAGGTCATCGCCTGGTTACGGGCCGGAGAGCCCGACTCCGCGAACCAGGCGGTGATGGACCTCCTCGAGGACACGAGGGGGTACTGGCGTGCGAAAGCCCAGTTCGCACGGGGGGATTCGGCCGCCGCGTACCGTCACCTGGAACAGGTCGCCAAGGAGTGGACCTACGAGGCCGTGCGCGCGCAGGAAGAGCTGAAGCGTGTCGGCTTGCGTCTCCACGCGGATCGCGCCGACTCGCTCCGGTCGCCCGCGCGCCGGGACGTGCCCGCGCCGCAGAGCGATCCCGACGCGCCGCTCGACACGCGCCTCCTCGCCGCGGCCGGACACGTCCCGCTTCAGATGGAGGCGCTCCGGGCCTGCGCTCGAGACACGACCGCGCTTCCGGCGGCGCGGGAATGCACGGACGACCTCGAGGATCGCGGCGTCTTCCGTGTCGGCCGTCCCGCGGCGGTGCCCGCCGCGCGGCTCGACTACCCGCCCGCGTACGCGCACGACGTGTTCGACGCGGCGCGCCGCGAGGCGCTCGATCCCTTCCTCCTCTGGGCGATCATGCGGCAGGAGAGCGCGTACCAGCGTCTCGCGAGGTCCCGCGCGGGGGCGATCGGGCTCCTGCAGCTCCTGCCCTCGACCGCCTCGGCGCTCCAGGGCTCGACCGTGGGGGAGGACGCGCTCACCGACCCGGCCCTGAACGTGCGGCTCGGCGCGCGGTACCTCCGGGCTCTCCTCCGTGAATTCAAGGACCCGCGCGCGGCCATGGCAGCCTACAATGCGGGCGAGGAGCCGGTTCGACGCTGGCTCCAGGAGCGTCCCGTCGTGGACGACCTCTGGGTGGAGCTCATTCCGTACCGGGAGACGCGAGAGTACGTGAAACAGGTGTACACCATCTGGCGTCGCTACGAGGCGCTCTACGGAGCCGGGGCCGGAGTGGGCGAGCCTTAG
- the guaA gene encoding glutamine-hydrolyzing GMP synthase, protein MNHERLLILDFGSQYTQLIARRARELGVFAEIHGPSIGSDELARLRPKGIVLSGGPMSVLEPGAPGAIPEVLPAGVPILGVCYGMQLLARDLGGSIRPSAHREYGDATLTRILEGRILAGVPEESRVWASHGDFVERLPAGFTLLGKTGEVLAAAEDTSRNLYAVQFHPEVAHTAHGTRIYRNFLFDICGFKGDWTMGQVLEEQIARIRAQVGSRRVLCGLSGGVDSSVVAALLHKAVPGQVRAVFVDHGLLRRREAAEVGEAMKDVIGSDLITVDARERFLGELRGVEDPEKKRKIIGRVFIEVFEDTAKSLGGAELLAQGTLYPDVIESTSTRGPSAKIKSHHNVGGLPERMNMELVEPLRELFKDEVRSLGALLGLPPAVLGRHPFPGPGLAVRILGPVTPEAVETLTHADDIYITEMRAAGLYEQVWQAFAVLLPVRTVGVMGDGRTYDQVVALRAVTSSDGMTADWARLPDTFLARVSSRIVNEVRGVNRVVYDISTKPPATIEWE, encoded by the coding sequence TTGAACCACGAACGGCTTCTCATCCTCGACTTCGGTTCGCAGTACACCCAGCTCATCGCACGCCGCGCGAGGGAGCTGGGGGTATTCGCCGAGATCCACGGCCCGTCGATCGGCTCGGACGAGCTCGCCCGGCTTCGCCCGAAGGGGATCGTCCTCTCCGGCGGCCCCATGAGCGTGCTCGAGCCCGGGGCTCCGGGCGCCATTCCGGAAGTCCTTCCCGCGGGCGTCCCGATTCTCGGCGTGTGCTACGGCATGCAGCTCCTCGCGCGCGACCTCGGCGGCTCGATCCGGCCGAGCGCGCATCGCGAGTACGGCGACGCCACGCTCACGCGGATCCTCGAGGGGCGGATCCTCGCGGGCGTGCCCGAGGAGAGCCGCGTCTGGGCGAGCCACGGGGACTTCGTGGAGCGGCTCCCCGCGGGGTTCACCCTCCTCGGGAAGACAGGCGAGGTGCTGGCCGCCGCCGAGGACACGTCCCGGAACCTCTACGCCGTCCAGTTCCATCCCGAGGTGGCCCACACCGCCCACGGCACCCGCATCTACCGGAACTTCCTCTTCGACATCTGCGGCTTCAAGGGCGACTGGACCATGGGCCAGGTCCTCGAGGAGCAGATCGCGAGGATCCGGGCCCAGGTGGGAAGCCGGCGCGTGCTCTGCGGCCTGAGCGGCGGCGTCGACTCCTCCGTCGTGGCGGCCCTCCTCCACAAGGCGGTCCCCGGCCAGGTCCGGGCGGTCTTCGTCGACCACGGCCTCCTGCGCCGCAGGGAGGCCGCGGAGGTCGGGGAGGCCATGAAGGACGTGATCGGGTCGGATCTCATCACCGTGGACGCCCGGGAGCGGTTCCTGGGGGAGCTCCGGGGAGTCGAGGATCCCGAGAAGAAACGAAAGATCATCGGCAGGGTCTTCATCGAGGTCTTCGAGGACACAGCCAAAAGCTTGGGGGGAGCGGAGTTACTAGCCCAGGGGACGCTCTATCCGGACGTGATCGAGAGCACCTCGACCCGCGGACCATCCGCCAAGATCAAGTCGCATCATAATGTAGGGGGGTTGCCGGAGCGGATGAACATGGAACTCGTGGAGCCCCTCCGGGAGTTATTCAAGGACGAGGTGCGAAGCCTGGGGGCCCTTCTGGGGCTCCCCCCGGCCGTGCTCGGACGACACCCGTTTCCCGGTCCCGGCCTCGCGGTACGGATTCTGGGACCCGTGACGCCGGAAGCGGTGGAGACCCTGACCCACGCGGACGATATCTACATCACCGAGATGCGGGCCGCCGGCCTCTACGAGCAGGTCTGGCAGGCCTTCGCGGTCCTGCTCCCCGTGCGCACGGTCGGCGTCATGGGAGACGGCCGCACGTACGATCAGGTCGTGGCGCTCCGGGCGGTGACGTCGAGCGACGGGATGACGGCCGACTGGGCGCGGCTCCCCGATACCTTCCTCGCCCGCGTCTCCTCGCGCATCGTGAACGAGGTGCGCGGCGTGAACCGGGTCGTGTACGACATCAGCACCAAGCCTCCCGCGACGATCGAGTGGGAGTGA
- a CDS encoding M6 family metalloprotease domain-containing protein: MKRDSLTPRFLRAALSLALVAASLAATAPDARAAAPMPRPGTASASDAERSGALQSGGWDQVVIPHSKSFPQFALDLSKFPRDGVAHRNILVVLCQFSDQKPASVSTPRYYHNLFFSDDPNDGLISLREYYRTQSGGRLIISGAVTGEWLTMPSSYAYYVGGLAGLGSYPQSAQKLAEDAMLAAYELYENDLGFFDNDGPDGVSSSGDDDGYIDAVAVMVPGAGGEVSCGSPSGCTRLWAHQFGVANYAGYLPGLTLGDKRGFLYFLGSEYNDRSGDRASGTWFHEFSHTLGLPDLYDLTGSAGLGFFSLMALGNYLPYSVDPLTAGGNFGERPASLDPWSRQYLGFDEPVTVTRSGHYTLAPVTRGGGSLRIWTNGEGGTEYFLLENRVREGSDEFVPGEGLLVYHVDDTRPDNLDGPSAYRVRVVQADGLDELGQPPPGGTYSGAYGDPEDFFPGPLNKTSITEATTPSTRTLAGLDSGIRITNIAFVNDTISFDLEIAQEPVLRLSSYELDDQLGNSDGLPDPGETVRIIPTIQNVGLQSGALTLTLTTADPDITVNNFSLGAPLAPGASEQVGLWEIEIGSVTVPHVVPFTVNWTDNQGNSGSFDFTLTVGLVASLNEGFEDDGDGPEPGNLWTTESLPGSAADEWHTSTSRDNGGARSAKVGSTSPLGQGSVQAQSYASFQDAALVSPAFRIGPGLELVFDSYIDAEVYGGTDAYDGGRVEISVNGGEWTPLAVDGGYGYQIKYDSGANLRGAAVFSGSPGVWRRVTANLAGYEGSARVRFRFASDGGNYPFNQFDEPLRVFEGWYIDNVLVRSRTEVAVARRLKLRAGPSPYRIGAPSAGSIHVRFSAPDGLPHPELRPEVRIYDVAGRLVRTLAASQDGVVASEFRAVWDARDENGRELRSGIYFAKVDIQGSAESFRLVVIR, from the coding sequence GTGAAGCGAGATTCCCTGACGCCCCGATTCCTTCGCGCCGCCCTGAGCCTCGCGCTCGTCGCGGCGTCTCTCGCCGCGACCGCGCCAGACGCGCGCGCGGCGGCGCCGATGCCCCGGCCGGGAACCGCGAGCGCGTCCGATGCGGAACGGAGCGGCGCGCTCCAGAGCGGCGGCTGGGATCAGGTCGTGATCCCGCACTCGAAGTCGTTCCCTCAGTTCGCGCTCGATCTCTCGAAGTTTCCGCGGGACGGCGTCGCCCACCGGAACATCCTCGTCGTGCTCTGCCAGTTCTCGGACCAGAAGCCGGCGTCGGTGAGCACGCCTCGCTACTACCACAACCTCTTCTTCAGCGACGATCCGAACGACGGCCTCATCAGCCTCCGCGAGTACTACCGCACGCAGTCCGGCGGCCGGCTCATCATCTCCGGGGCGGTGACCGGCGAGTGGCTCACGATGCCTTCTTCCTACGCCTACTACGTGGGTGGGCTCGCCGGGCTCGGTTCCTATCCGCAGAGCGCGCAGAAGCTCGCGGAGGACGCGATGCTCGCGGCGTACGAGCTCTACGAGAACGACCTCGGCTTCTTCGACAACGACGGACCCGACGGCGTCTCCTCGAGCGGGGACGACGACGGGTACATCGACGCGGTCGCCGTGATGGTGCCGGGCGCGGGTGGGGAAGTCTCCTGCGGGAGCCCCTCCGGATGCACGAGGCTCTGGGCGCACCAGTTCGGGGTGGCGAACTACGCCGGGTACCTTCCCGGGCTCACGCTCGGCGACAAACGGGGATTCCTCTACTTCCTCGGAAGCGAGTACAACGACAGATCGGGGGATCGCGCGAGCGGGACGTGGTTCCACGAGTTCTCGCACACGCTCGGGCTTCCCGACCTGTACGACCTCACCGGCTCCGCGGGTCTCGGCTTCTTCTCGCTCATGGCGCTGGGAAACTACCTCCCGTACTCGGTCGATCCGCTGACGGCGGGAGGCAACTTCGGGGAGCGGCCCGCGAGTCTCGACCCGTGGTCGCGCCAGTACCTGGGCTTCGACGAGCCGGTCACCGTGACCCGGTCCGGTCACTACACGCTCGCTCCGGTCACCCGGGGCGGCGGGTCCCTCCGCATCTGGACGAACGGGGAAGGAGGCACCGAGTACTTTCTCCTGGAGAACCGGGTCCGTGAGGGCTCCGACGAATTCGTTCCCGGCGAGGGTCTCCTCGTCTACCACGTGGACGATACGAGGCCCGACAACCTGGACGGGCCCTCCGCGTACCGCGTTCGCGTGGTCCAGGCGGACGGACTGGACGAGCTCGGGCAGCCGCCGCCGGGCGGGACCTATTCGGGGGCCTACGGCGATCCCGAGGACTTCTTCCCGGGTCCCCTCAACAAGACGAGCATCACCGAAGCGACCACCCCGAGCACGCGCACCCTGGCCGGACTCGACAGCGGGATCCGCATCACGAACATCGCGTTCGTGAACGACACGATCTCGTTCGATCTCGAGATCGCGCAGGAGCCGGTGCTGAGGCTCTCGAGCTACGAGCTGGACGACCAGCTCGGGAATTCCGATGGCTTGCCCGATCCCGGCGAGACGGTTCGCATCATCCCGACCATCCAGAACGTCGGGCTCCAGTCCGGCGCGCTCACGCTCACGCTCACGACGGCCGACCCGGACATCACCGTGAACAACTTCTCGTTGGGCGCGCCGCTCGCGCCGGGTGCGTCGGAGCAGGTCGGCCTGTGGGAGATCGAGATCGGCTCGGTTACGGTGCCGCACGTGGTCCCGTTCACCGTGAACTGGACCGACAACCAGGGAAACTCCGGCTCGTTCGACTTCACCCTGACCGTCGGGCTCGTCGCGTCCCTGAACGAGGGGTTCGAGGACGATGGCGACGGACCCGAGCCGGGAAATCTCTGGACCACGGAGTCGCTGCCGGGGAGCGCCGCCGACGAGTGGCACACCTCGACCAGCCGTGACAACGGCGGCGCCCGCTCGGCCAAGGTGGGGTCCACGAGTCCGCTCGGGCAGGGCTCCGTCCAGGCACAGAGCTACGCCTCGTTCCAGGACGCGGCGCTCGTGTCTCCCGCGTTTCGGATCGGTCCCGGCCTGGAGCTGGTCTTCGACTCCTACATCGACGCCGAGGTGTACGGCGGCACCGATGCGTACGACGGCGGCAGGGTGGAGATCTCGGTGAACGGCGGAGAGTGGACGCCGCTCGCGGTGGACGGCGGCTACGGGTACCAGATCAAGTACGACTCCGGCGCGAATCTCAGGGGCGCGGCCGTGTTCTCCGGCTCTCCAGGAGTCTGGCGCCGCGTGACCGCGAACCTCGCGGGGTACGAGGGATCCGCGAGGGTCCGGTTCCGGTTCGCGAGCGACGGCGGCAACTATCCGTTCAACCAGTTCGACGAACCGCTCCGCGTCTTCGAGGGGTGGTACATCGACAATGTCCTCGTTCGCTCTCGCACCGAGGTCGCGGTCGCGCGACGCCTCAAGCTCCGCGCCGGCCCCTCGCCCTATCGCATCGGCGCGCCCTCGGCGGGATCGATCCATGTCCGCTTCAGCGCTCCGGACGGCCTGCCGCATCCGGAGCTTCGCCCCGAGGTCCGGATCTACGACGTCGCGGGGCGCCTCGTGCGGACCCTCGCGGCATCGCAGGACGGCGTCGTCGCGAGCGAATTCCGCGCGGTGTGGGACGCGCGCGACGAGAACGGCCGCGAGCTCCGTTCCGGCATCTATTTCGCGAAGGTCGACATCCAGGGTTCGGCCGAGAGCTTCCGTCTGGTCGTGATCCGGTAG
- a CDS encoding putative Ig domain-containing protein, whose amino-acid sequence MTFTASNALSGQASTAITIANVDRAPAVTAPATASGSEGTLLTFGVTASDPDGDTISSLTAAPLPSGATFTPNGANTSGTFDWTPTFTQAGSYNVTFTATNALSGGASTAITITNVDRAPLATAPATASGSEGTLLTFGVTASDPDLDPITSLDAAPLPPGATFTPNGANTSGTFDWTPSFTQAGSYNVTFTASNALSGQASTAITIANVDRAPAVTAPATASGPENALLTFGVSASDPDGDPIASLTAAPLPSGATFTANGANTSGTFDWTPTFTQAGSYNVTFTATNALSGGASTAITITNVDRAPLATAAATASGSEGTLLTFGVTASDPDGDTISSLTAAPLPSGATFTPNGSNTSGTFDWTPSFTQAGSYNVTFTASNALSGQASTAITIANVDRAPAVTAPATASGAENALLTFTVTASDPDGDPIASLTASPLPSGATFTPNGAKTSGTFDWTPSFAQAGSYDVTFTASNALSGQASTAITVTNVDRAPAVTAPATASGPENVLLTFTVTASDPDGDPIASLTAAPLPSGATFTPNGANTSGTFDWTPSFAQAGSYNVTFTASNAMSGQAPTAITITNVDRAPLATAPATASGSEGALLTIGVTASDPDGDTISSLTAAPLPTGATFTPNGANTSGTLDWTPSFTQAGSYNVTFTASNASSGQASTAITIADVDRAPGVTAQATASGPENALLTFTVTASDPDGDPIASLTAAPLPSGATFTPNGANTSGSFDWTPTFAQAGSYNVTFTASNALSGQASTAITIANVDRAPAVTAPATASGSEGALVAFTVTASDPDGDPIASLTGAPLPAGATFIPDGSNTTGTFDWTPSFTQAGSYNVTFAASNALSGQASTAITIANVDRAPVLDAIGNQTVVEGVTLDVPLHASDPDLDPVALSGTLPAFASVVPGASTPGDITALLRLEPTAGAEGVYSARVTSTSGALEHHEDFLVVVTAATCEPVAKWTRAFAAPALTPKGDGEIGGNLTFAAAGSGLTAVRSERFDSDLAGQDVWTWQAPGGATIETFSSPITLSAGGEVLFIATSDGTLHKVNVATGTTSGAPVDLRRPGCPADRITATPAVQLYSFSNAGYQAQMQANDDLVFVVTRYGCGTTTENRVYALHASDLSTAWTFNATGSEAMGAGREGCTVDYERNRIYCGTEQTAAQSSLWALESMTGTEAWSANAGSIQNRPILHGSKLYVTTANGFLRALDPASSGAELWSLNLTNGGGGFVTSPVIATMEESPGNQVTSLYCGDNTGALRRVNLPASGTGVLQWKTRVTHGVTSAPAVASAARRVYVGVSDGTVRELSAATGQDLAAAVVDSGVPVTGAAIDVWEHAASSMRLLVSAGTKTQRFCVPWTASGMVTAVEPTSPAPSSELVLEQNRPNPFNPVTRVRFHLPRSERARLVVFDVHGRMVRVLVDGLRSEGPHDVTWDGRDEAGREAASGVYLVRLEAPSGTASRKAILTR is encoded by the coding sequence GTGACGTTCACGGCGTCGAACGCGCTGTCCGGCCAGGCGTCGACGGCGATCACGATCGCGAACGTGGATCGCGCTCCGGCGGTCACGGCGCCCGCGACGGCGTCCGGGTCGGAAGGCACGCTCCTCACGTTCGGAGTGACCGCGTCGGATCCGGACGGGGACACCATCAGCTCTCTCACCGCGGCGCCGCTTCCGTCCGGTGCGACGTTCACTCCGAACGGCGCGAACACGTCCGGGACGTTCGACTGGACGCCGACCTTCACGCAGGCGGGGAGCTACAACGTGACGTTCACCGCGACCAATGCGCTGTCGGGGGGAGCGTCCACCGCGATCACCATCACGAACGTGGACCGTGCTCCGCTGGCGACGGCCCCCGCCACCGCTTCCGGATCGGAAGGCACGCTCCTCACCTTCGGGGTAACCGCGTCGGATCCGGACCTGGACCCCATCACCTCCCTCGACGCGGCTCCGCTCCCGCCCGGTGCGACGTTCACTCCCAACGGCGCGAACACGTCTGGGACGTTTGACTGGACCCCGAGCTTCACCCAGGCGGGGAGCTACAACGTGACCTTCACGGCATCGAACGCGCTGTCCGGCCAGGCATCGACGGCGATCACGATCGCGAACGTCGACCGCGCGCCCGCCGTGACCGCGCCCGCGACGGCTTCCGGGCCGGAGAATGCCCTCCTCACGTTCGGGGTGTCCGCCTCGGATCCGGATGGGGATCCCATCGCGTCGCTCACCGCGGCACCGCTCCCGTCCGGGGCGACATTCACCGCGAATGGAGCGAACACCTCCGGGACGTTCGACTGGACGCCGACCTTCACGCAGGCGGGGAGCTACAACGTGACGTTCACCGCGACCAATGCGCTGTCGGGGGGAGCGTCCACCGCGATCACCATCACGAACGTGGACCGTGCTCCGCTGGCCACGGCCGCCGCCACCGCTTCCGGATCGGAAGGCACGCTCCTCACCTTCGGGGTGACCGCGTCGGATCCGGACGGGGACACCATCAGCTCGCTCACCGCGGCGCCGCTGCCGTCCGGTGCGACGTTCACTCCCAACGGTTCGAACACCTCCGGGACGTTCGACTGGACGCCGAGCTTCACCCAGGCGGGGAGCTACAACGTGACCTTCACGGCGTCGAATGCGCTGTCCGGCCAGGCCTCGACGGCGATCACGATCGCGAACGTCGACCGCGCTCCCGCCGTGACCGCGCCGGCGACGGCTTCCGGGGCGGAGAATGCCTTGCTCACCTTCACGGTGACCGCATCGGATCCGGACGGAGATCCCATCGCGTCGCTCACCGCATCGCCCCTCCCGTCCGGAGCGACGTTCACCCCGAACGGCGCGAAGACTTCGGGGACGTTCGACTGGACCCCGAGCTTCGCGCAGGCTGGGAGCTATGACGTCACGTTTACCGCGTCGAATGCCCTATCGGGTCAGGCATCGACCGCGATCACCGTCACGAACGTCGACCGCGCGCCCGCGGTCACCGCACCTGCGACCGCTTCCGGGCCGGAGAATGTCCTCCTCACCTTCACGGTAACGGCCTCCGATCCGGACGGCGATCCGATCGCGTCGCTCACCGCGGCGCCGCTCCCGTCCGGGGCGACGTTCACCCCGAACGGCGCGAACACTTCGGGGACGTTCGACTGGACGCCGAGCTTCGCGCAGGCGGGGAGCTACAACGTGACGTTCACGGCGTCGAACGCCATGTCCGGGCAGGCTCCGACCGCGATCACGATCACGAACGTGGACCGTGCTCCGCTGGCCACGGCGCCCGCGACCGCGTCCGGATCGGAAGGGGCGCTCCTCACCATCGGAGTGACCGCGTCGGATCCGGACGGGGACACCATCAGCTCTCTCACCGCGGCGCCGCTCCCGACCGGGGCGACGTTCACGCCGAACGGCGCGAATACGTCCGGGACGCTCGACTGGACCCCGAGCTTCACCCAGGCGGGGAGCTACAACGTGACGTTCACGGCGTCGAACGCCTCGTCGGGGCAGGCATCGACCGCGATCACGATCGCCGACGTGGATCGCGCGCCGGGCGTGACCGCACAAGCAACGGCCTCGGGGCCGGAGAATGCCCTCCTCACGTTCACGGTGACCGCCTCGGATCCGGACGGAGATCCCATCGCGTCGCTCACCGCGGCGCCGCTTCCGTCCGGGGCGACGTTCACGCCGAACGGCGCCAACACCTCGGGCTCGTTCGACTGGACGCCGACCTTCGCCCAGGCGGGGAGCTACAACGTCACCTTCACCGCGTCGAACGCGCTCTCGGGCCAGGCGTCGACCGCGATCACGATCGCGAACGTGGACCGCGCTCCGGCCGTGACCGCGCCGGCGACGGCTTCCGGATCCGAAGGGGCACTCGTCGCGTTCACCGTCACGGCGTCCGATCCGGACGGAGACCCCATCGCGTCGCTCACCGGCGCGCCGCTTCCGGCGGGAGCGACGTTCATCCCGGACGGCTCGAACACGACGGGTACGTTCGACTGGACGCCGAGCTTCACCCAGGCGGGGAGCTACAACGTGACGTTCGCGGCTTCGAACGCGCTGTCCGGCCAGGCATCGACGGCGATCACGATCGCGAACGTGGACCGCGCACCCGTCCTGGACGCGATCGGGAATCAGACCGTCGTGGAAGGCGTCACGCTGGACGTGCCGCTCCACGCCTCGGATCCGGACCTCGACCCGGTCGCACTCAGCGGCACGCTTCCGGCGTTCGCGTCGGTCGTTCCAGGAGCCAGCACTCCGGGCGACATCACCGCCTTGCTCCGTCTCGAGCCCACCGCCGGAGCCGAGGGGGTCTATTCCGCGCGGGTGACGTCCACGAGCGGCGCGCTCGAGCACCACGAGGACTTCCTCGTCGTGGTCACCGCCGCGACATGCGAGCCGGTTGCGAAGTGGACCCGCGCATTCGCCGCTCCCGCGCTGACGCCGAAGGGCGACGGCGAGATCGGAGGAAATCTCACCTTCGCGGCGGCGGGATCCGGGCTCACGGCGGTGCGCAGCGAGCGCTTCGACAGCGATCTCGCCGGCCAGGATGTCTGGACGTGGCAGGCTCCGGGTGGCGCGACGATCGAGACCTTCTCGTCGCCGATCACGCTCTCGGCGGGTGGAGAGGTGCTCTTCATCGCCACGTCGGACGGGACGCTCCACAAGGTGAATGTCGCCACGGGGACGACGTCCGGGGCGCCGGTGGACCTGCGCCGTCCGGGATGCCCGGCCGACCGGATCACCGCGACGCCCGCGGTTCAGCTCTACAGCTTCTCGAACGCCGGGTATCAGGCGCAGATGCAGGCCAATGACGACCTCGTCTTCGTCGTCACGCGGTACGGCTGCGGGACGACGACGGAGAATCGTGTCTATGCGCTCCACGCATCCGACCTGAGCACCGCCTGGACCTTCAACGCGACCGGCAGCGAGGCCATGGGCGCCGGCCGCGAGGGGTGCACCGTCGATTACGAACGGAATCGGATCTACTGCGGCACCGAGCAGACGGCGGCGCAGTCTTCTCTCTGGGCCCTGGAATCGATGACGGGCACGGAGGCCTGGTCGGCCAACGCGGGATCCATTCAGAACCGGCCCATCCTCCATGGGTCCAAGCTCTACGTGACCACGGCGAATGGATTCCTCCGAGCCCTGGACCCTGCGAGCTCGGGCGCCGAGCTCTGGTCCCTGAACCTCACGAACGGTGGGGGAGGGTTCGTCACGTCTCCGGTGATCGCGACGATGGAAGAGTCTCCTGGAAATCAGGTCACGAGCCTCTACTGCGGGGACAACACCGGAGCCCTCCGGCGCGTCAACCTTCCCGCGTCGGGGACCGGCGTCCTCCAGTGGAAAACGCGCGTGACCCACGGCGTCACGTCGGCGCCGGCCGTGGCCTCCGCGGCACGTCGGGTCTACGTGGGGGTCTCGGACGGAACGGTCCGCGAGCTCAGTGCGGCCACCGGGCAGGACCTGGCGGCGGCGGTGGTCGACAGCGGAGTTCCGGTGACCGGAGCCGCGATCGACGTCTGGGAGCACGCCGCGTCTTCGATGCGACTCCTGGTTTCGGCCGGGACGAAGACGCAGCGCTTCTGCGTCCCGTGGACCGCTTCGGGAATGGTGACGGCCGTGGAGCCGACGAGCCCGGCGCCTTCGAGCGAGCTCGTGCTGGAGCAGAACCGGCCGAACCCGTTCAACCCGGTCACGCGGGTGCGCTTCCACCTGCCTCGCTCCGAGCGCGCGCGGCTCGTGGTGTTCGACGTGCACGGCCGCATGGTGCGCGTCCTGGTCGACGGCCTGCGATCCGAGGGGCCGCACGACGTGACCTGGGACGGCAGAGACGAAGCGGGGCGGGAGGCGGCTTCGGGCGTGTATCTGGTCCGTCTCGAGGCGCCCTCGGGAACCGCCTCCCGCAAGGCGATCCTCACCCGCTAG